From Cytophagales bacterium:
AACTTACACCGGAAGAAGCAGATAAAATTGAAAAAAGGATGCTGCTTGCAGCCAAAATTGATGATTCCTTAAAATCAAAGGGCTGGAAGCAGAAAGACCTTGCTGAATCTTTAAATAAACAGCCCTCTGAAATCACAAAATGGTTAAGTGGTACACATAACTTCACAACTGACACTCTTTGGGATATTGAACGTGTTTTAGGTATTGAATTGGTTCGTCTTGAAGAAAAGCCTCAAGAGCAAGTCATTTTATTTCATTTATCCATCAGTGAAGATGCTGAAATTAAAGACCCCTTTGATTATGGGCAGCTTTATTATGGAAGCCTGCTTAGTACAGGACAAAAGAA
This genomic window contains:
- a CDS encoding helix-turn-helix transcriptional regulator; the encoded protein is MNKAETYTSKISEDFLQELTPEEADKIEKRMLLAAKIDDSLKSKGWKQKDLAESLNKQPSEITKWLSGTHNFTTDTLWDIERVLGIELVRLEEKPQEQVILFHLSISEDAEIKDPFDYGQLYYGSLLSTGQKKIIRQYEPLISYQA